The Amycolatopsis mongoliensis genome includes a window with the following:
- a CDS encoding type I glutamate--ammonia ligase yields MSQLDRAELAQQGALRADGLRAAGVELVALTFVDNSGIARVKAVPVDRLWSAAAWGVGASNSFDFFLATDDITDGEYSRGPVGDLRLHPDLDALVPLAAQPGWAWAPARRYDQEGEPHPQDARALAATATARLASLGYNVRTAFEIEWVVTAADAPDDPRSATAGPAYGFARLSAQADYLRALVSTLSAQGVAVEQIHPEYAAGQFELSVSPDDPVRAADVAVLTRETIRMVSDRHRLRASFTPKFEPGGVGNGGHVHLSLWDGDRNLCAGGDGRFGLTPTAEAFGAGIFSRLPALLAIGAPSVVSYLRLQPHHWAGVFSVWGLENREAPLRLVQGPAGQRDRAANFEVKCFDLTANPYLVVAALLFAGLAGLDVKESLPGPVDVDPGTLPSATRLPTSLADAVAAFEADAALTSAFGAELATTLMDVRRGEISRLGSLPPDELCALMRYLH; encoded by the coding sequence ATGAGCCAGCTCGATCGGGCAGAACTCGCACAGCAGGGCGCGCTCCGGGCCGACGGCCTGCGCGCGGCCGGCGTCGAGCTCGTCGCGTTGACCTTCGTGGACAACAGCGGCATCGCGCGGGTCAAGGCCGTCCCGGTGGACCGGCTGTGGTCGGCGGCGGCCTGGGGCGTCGGCGCGTCGAACTCGTTCGACTTCTTCCTGGCCACCGACGACATCACCGACGGCGAGTACTCCCGCGGCCCGGTCGGCGACCTGCGGCTGCACCCGGACCTCGACGCGCTCGTGCCGCTGGCCGCGCAGCCGGGCTGGGCGTGGGCCCCGGCCCGGAGGTACGACCAGGAGGGCGAGCCGCACCCGCAGGACGCACGGGCGCTGGCCGCGACCGCGACGGCCCGGCTGGCATCGCTGGGCTACAACGTGCGGACCGCCTTCGAGATCGAGTGGGTGGTCACGGCGGCGGACGCGCCGGACGACCCGCGCTCGGCCACGGCGGGCCCGGCCTACGGCTTCGCGCGGCTTTCCGCGCAGGCGGACTACCTGCGCGCGCTGGTGTCCACTTTGTCCGCCCAGGGCGTGGCGGTGGAACAGATCCACCCCGAATACGCGGCCGGGCAGTTCGAGCTGTCGGTGTCGCCGGACGACCCGGTGCGCGCGGCGGACGTCGCGGTGCTGACGCGCGAGACGATCCGGATGGTGAGCGACCGGCACAGGCTGCGCGCGTCGTTCACGCCGAAGTTCGAGCCGGGCGGCGTCGGCAACGGCGGTCACGTGCACCTGAGCCTCTGGGACGGCGACCGGAACCTCTGCGCCGGTGGCGACGGCCGGTTCGGCCTGACGCCGACGGCGGAGGCGTTCGGCGCCGGGATCTTTTCGCGGCTGCCGGCGCTGCTGGCGATCGGCGCGCCGTCGGTGGTCAGCTACCTGCGCCTCCAGCCGCACCACTGGGCCGGGGTGTTTTCGGTGTGGGGCCTGGAGAACCGCGAGGCACCGCTGCGGCTGGTGCAGGGCCCGGCCGGGCAGCGCGACCGCGCGGCGAACTTCGAGGTCAAGTGCTTCGACCTGACCGCGAACCCGTACCTGGTGGTGGCGGCACTGCTGTTCGCGGGCCTCGCCGGCCTGGACGTGAAGGAGTCGCTGCCGGGGCCGGTCGACGTCGACCCCGGGACGCTGCCTTCCGCGACGCGGCTGCCGACTTCGCTGGCGGACGCGGTCGCGGCGTTCGAAGCGGACGCCGCGCTGACGTCGGCGTTCGGCGCGGAGTTGGCGACGACGCTGATGGACGTGCGCCGCGGGGAGATCTCGCGCCTGGGCTCCCTGCCGCCCGACGAGCTGTGCGCGCTCATGCGCTACCTCCATTGA